Proteins encoded within one genomic window of Nitrospina gracilis 3/211:
- a CDS encoding TonB-dependent receptor plug domain-containing protein, translated as MEPISVNAARDILELEKLPTSATVITRQDIEEKKYINVEDMLREELGLDVLQNGTLGSSTTVFMRGGGSSSTLVLIDGVQVNSNTLGSYNFAHIQPDNVERIEILRGPQSTLWGGDAVGGVINIVTRKGKGTPSHRFSFEGGSFATFKETFSTQGAFDQFDYAFSASRTDVEGFSSANERNGNTENDGYNNNSFSLRTGLDFAEKRGRADFIGQYIDARIDFDSFVFGVGQVDGPPHTSQDLYYLTAPVSYKILPFWEVRLNPNFAFDQVKSRNQPSGDSTIISRTSTLDLQNNFTAGDYYNVLVGGEYQVRAGENISNGMDRRLDNKSAYLQGIFDYEDTIVITAGFRHDVNDSFDDVTTYKFEAAYRFKQTGTRLRGAYGTGFRAPTINDLFFPGFSNPNLQPEENTSWEVGFDQSFLNGDITFTSVYFDARFENLIQFNLATFRPENVARATSRGLENTLAVRLPWDLELSANYTWNQAFDASTRTQLRRRAEHKFHANIHHWWRSRLHSLIGVTHKSKTLDGATGTDPYIVVRAAMDYTVNDQWKLTARAENLFDEDYEEIPGFGTAGISGYAGLVYNF; from the coding sequence ATGGAACCCATCTCGGTCAATGCGGCGCGCGACATTTTGGAACTGGAGAAACTCCCGACCTCCGCCACGGTGATCACGCGTCAGGACATCGAAGAAAAAAAGTACATCAATGTCGAAGACATGCTGAGAGAAGAACTGGGACTCGACGTTCTTCAAAACGGCACGCTGGGATCCAGTACCACCGTCTTCATGCGTGGCGGGGGATCTTCTTCCACCCTGGTTTTGATTGACGGCGTCCAGGTGAACTCCAATACGCTCGGCAGTTACAACTTCGCCCACATCCAGCCGGACAACGTGGAGCGCATCGAGATCCTGCGCGGGCCGCAAAGCACCCTGTGGGGCGGCGATGCGGTGGGCGGTGTCATCAACATCGTCACCCGCAAGGGGAAGGGAACTCCTTCACACCGTTTCTCGTTCGAAGGCGGGAGCTTCGCCACGTTCAAGGAAACATTCAGCACCCAGGGCGCGTTCGATCAGTTCGACTACGCCTTCAGCGCTTCACGCACCGACGTCGAAGGGTTTTCCTCCGCCAACGAGAGAAACGGCAACACGGAAAACGACGGTTACAACAACAATTCGTTTTCCCTGCGGACCGGACTCGACTTCGCCGAAAAACGCGGCCGCGCCGATTTCATCGGCCAGTACATCGACGCGCGCATCGATTTCGACAGTTTTGTATTTGGCGTCGGTCAAGTGGACGGTCCGCCGCACACTTCGCAGGATTTGTACTACCTGACCGCTCCCGTATCCTACAAGATCCTGCCATTCTGGGAAGTCCGCCTCAATCCCAATTTCGCATTCGATCAGGTGAAGTCCCGCAACCAGCCTTCGGGCGATTCCACCATCATCAGCCGCACGAGCACGCTGGATCTGCAAAACAATTTCACGGCAGGCGATTATTACAATGTGCTGGTCGGCGGCGAATACCAGGTGCGCGCGGGAGAAAACATATCCAACGGCATGGACCGCAGGCTGGACAACAAGAGCGCCTACCTGCAGGGCATCTTCGATTACGAGGACACCATTGTTATCACCGCCGGGTTCCGTCACGATGTCAACGACTCCTTCGACGACGTCACCACGTACAAATTTGAAGCCGCCTACCGTTTCAAACAAACCGGCACCCGCTTGCGCGGCGCGTATGGCACGGGTTTTCGTGCCCCAACCATAAACGATCTGTTCTTCCCTGGCTTTTCCAATCCCAACCTGCAACCGGAAGAAAATACCAGCTGGGAGGTTGGTTTCGACCAGTCCTTCCTCAACGGCGACATCACCTTCACCTCCGTGTACTTTGACGCCCGTTTTGAAAACCTGATTCAGTTCAATCTGGCCACCTTCCGGCCGGAGAACGTGGCCCGCGCCACTTCACGCGGCTTGGAAAACACGCTGGCCGTTCGTCTGCCCTGGGATTTGGAATTATCGGCCAATTACACATGGAACCAGGCGTTCGATGCCTCAACGCGCACACAACTGCGCCGCCGGGCGGAGCACAAGTTTCACGCCAACATCCATCACTGGTGGCGGAGCCGCCTGCACTCGCTCATTGGCGTCACGCACAAAAGCAAAACCCTGGACGGCGCAACGGGAACCGATCCTTACATCGTCGTGCGCGCGGCGATGGATTACACCGTCAACGATCAATGGAAGCTGACCGCACGCGCTGAGAACCTGTTCGATGAAGATTATGAAGAAATTCCCGGATTCGGCACGGCCGGAATTTCCGGTTACGCGGGATTGGTTTATAACTTTTAA
- the bluB gene encoding 5,6-dimethylbenzimidazole synthase — protein MTHSVLITGGCRSGKSRHALELAARHTGPKVFLATAQALDDEMSERIEKHKEERGPGWITHEEPLDPGSILRDGTCAPGSLVILDCITLWLSNLLMASITRENILRRVDELLDVCQRFDGTVILITNEVGAGIVPGSALGREFRDLAGEINQRVAARLDEVIHTVSGIATVLKSNRKENSPLENGKGFNNPFSVEDKAGLYRAIFERRDVRHFQSKPIPPHALKRILRAAHHAGSVGFSQPWNFLVIDDPATKEKMFQNFIHANGDAEKNYSGAKRELYSSLKLEGIREAPVNVLVTCDRERAGPHVLGRNTVLETDLFSTCCAVQNLWLAARAEGVGVGWVSILSMDQLKVDLALPEFVEPVAYLCMGYPAAGYAKPMLEEEGWAKRIPLEEVVFFNHWGQTVEKRF, from the coding sequence ATGACCCATTCCGTTCTGATCACCGGCGGATGCCGAAGCGGAAAGAGCCGCCACGCGCTGGAACTCGCCGCACGTCACACCGGCCCGAAAGTGTTTCTCGCCACGGCACAGGCTCTTGACGATGAAATGAGCGAGCGAATTGAGAAGCACAAAGAAGAACGTGGGCCCGGTTGGATCACTCATGAAGAACCTTTGGACCCCGGGTCCATCCTGAGAGACGGAACTTGTGCGCCCGGTTCGCTGGTTATACTGGATTGCATCACCTTATGGCTGAGCAACCTGTTGATGGCCTCCATCACGCGAGAAAACATCCTGAGACGCGTGGATGAATTGCTGGACGTTTGTCAGAGGTTCGACGGCACCGTCATCCTCATCACCAATGAAGTCGGCGCGGGCATCGTTCCGGGTTCGGCGCTGGGCCGCGAGTTCCGCGATCTGGCGGGAGAAATCAATCAGCGCGTCGCCGCCCGCCTCGACGAAGTCATTCATACCGTGTCCGGCATCGCCACAGTTCTCAAGTCCAACCGAAAGGAAAACTCTCCGCTCGAAAATGGAAAAGGTTTTAACAACCCGTTCTCGGTAGAGGACAAGGCGGGGCTGTACCGGGCCATCTTCGAACGGCGTGACGTGCGACATTTTCAATCAAAACCAATTCCTCCGCACGCGTTGAAACGAATTCTGCGCGCCGCGCATCACGCGGGTTCTGTAGGATTCAGTCAGCCGTGGAATTTTCTTGTCATCGACGATCCGGCGACGAAGGAGAAAATGTTCCAGAATTTCATCCATGCCAACGGCGATGCGGAGAAAAATTATTCCGGTGCAAAACGGGAACTGTATTCCTCGCTCAAACTGGAAGGCATCCGCGAAGCGCCGGTCAATGTGCTCGTCACCTGCGACCGCGAACGCGCCGGACCCCACGTCCTCGGGCGCAACACGGTGCTCGAAACGGATCTGTTCAGCACCTGCTGTGCCGTGCAGAACCTGTGGCTCGCCGCGCGTGCAGAAGGTGTGGGCGTCGGCTGGGTGAGCATTCTGTCAATGGATCAATTGAAGGTCGATCTCGCGTTGCCAGAATTCGTCGAGCCCGTGGCTTACCTGTGCATGGGGTACCCCGCCGCCGGCTATGCGAAGCCCATGCTGGAAGAAGAGGGATGGGCGAAACGCATTCCTTTGGAGGAAGTGGTTTTTTTCAACCACTGGGGACAAACCGTGGAAAAGCGGTTTTAA